From the Arvicola amphibius chromosome 2, mArvAmp1.2, whole genome shotgun sequence genome, one window contains:
- the Tmem140 gene encoding transmembrane protein 140: MSVRGLWPWFSSPLQRAEEMAISRLWRSNCLPFVGIMILAAVILSLMLYALLWKAGNLADLPNLRIGFYNFCLWKEDTGSLHCYNFPELEALGVPQVGLALARLGVYGALVLMIFVPLPLLLAQCNGDEGEWQLAVGFLVASSVLLASGLSLFLTYVWKWVRLALLGPGFLALCSAQVLLICLLMATVMLPPREKRDKSKWESC; encoded by the coding sequence GTCCCCCCTGCAACGGGCAGAAGAAATGGCTATCTCCAGGCTGTGGCGGAGCAACTGCCTGCCCTTCGTGGGCATCATGATCCTCGCGGCTGTGATCCTCTCTCTGATGCTCTACGCTCTCCTCTGGAAGGCTGGCAACCTCGCCGACCTGCCTAACCTGAGAATCGGCTTCTACAACTTCTGTCTGTGGAAGGAGGACACTGGCTCCCTACACTGTTACAACTTTCCTGAGCTGGAAGCCCTGGGGGTTCCTCAGGTTGGCCTAGCCCTGGCCAGGCTTGGTGTGTACGGAGCCCTGGTCCTCATGATCTTtgtccctctgcctctcctccttgCCCAGTGCAACGGCGATGAAGGAGAGTGGCAGCTGGCAGTGGGCTTCCTGGTGGCATCCTCCGTCCTGCTGGCCAGTGGACTGAGCCTCTTTCTCACCTACGTGTGGAAGTGGGTCAGGCTCGCCTTGCTAGGGCCTGGCTTTCTAGCCCTGTGCTCAGCCCAGGTCTTGCTCATCTGCCTGCTTATGGCCACAGTTATGCTCCCTCCACGGGAAAAGAGGGACAAGAGCAAGTGGGAGAGCTGTTAG
- the Cyren gene encoding cell cycle regulator of non-homologous end joining — MGSPKSENKKRVLPSWMTAPEDERRELSVKTSKRKRRAAAQDGVATRSPATKTVYCMNEAEMVDVALGILIEARTQEMPSLVAADKLQLSPPYPAASPHTSSPGSSSEEEGSGSSSPALDLSPSQGPEATDSPCGSSPKEEKEEEDVLKYVREIFFS, encoded by the exons ATGGGATCCCCAAAATCTGAGAACAAAAAGAGAGTCCTTCCCTCATGGATGACAGCCCCTGAGGATGAGCGGAGGGAGCTGTCAGTGAAGACAtccaaaaggaagagaagagcgGCTGCGCAGGATGGGGTAGCAACAAG GTCCCCCGCCACGAAGACTGTGTACTGCATGAATGAAGCTGAAATGGTTGATGTGGCCCTGGGGATCCTGATCGAG GCCCGCACACAGGAAATGCCGTCTCTGGTGGCCGCTGATAAACTGCAGCTCTCCCCTCCCTACCCGGCAGCGTCTCCTCACACCAGTTCCCCCGGGAGCAGCAGCGAGGAAGAGGGCAGCGGGAGCAGCTCGCCTGCTTTAGACCTCAGCCCTTCCCAGGGGCCAGAAGCCACCGACTCGCCCTGTGGCAGCAGCccgaaggaggaaaaggaggaggaagatgtgTTAAAGTATGTCAGGGAAATATTTTTCAGTTGA